The window ATGCCTGGTTGATGGATCCTGTAAGGATATATGCAGCGCCCATGCTGAATGCGGCAGCCGCGGATTCAGGTGTGGCAATGCCGCCACCAAGCCCCACGCAAAGAGCGGTTTTAAAATTATATGTTGCCATGGCTTCATTTCTAAGGGCAATGAACGTTGGCAGCAACGCCAGGGCAGGGCGGTTGTCCGTATGCCCCCCGGAATCGGCTTCGGCGGTAAGATCCTGGGCCATGGGGATTTGAGAGGCAAGCACGGCTTCTTCGGACGTGATCATCTTTTGTTCAACCAGCTGGCTGAGCAGTTTTTCCGGGGGAGGGGCAAAGAACTGCCGGGCCACTTCAATGCGGGAGACTTTTGCAATGACGCGGTTGGGGGTGATAATTTCTCCCTGACGGTTTTTATGGATGCCTTTGACACGATAATATACCAGGGGCAGAGTGATACGCAGAAATGCCGCGGCAGAAATCAGGGTAACCCCATGGTGAAGATAAAGCTTTACTGTCGCCATTTCATGGCCCGGGTCTACCAGACTGTGGATCAGATTGAATCCAAAGGGTTTTTCCCCAAGGTTCTCCTTAATTTCAAGAATGGCTGATTCGATTTGAGAAAGGTTTAATCCCCCGGCACCAAAGAAACCCACCATCCCGTTCTGGCCCATGGTTTTCACAAGGGCTGTGGATGCAATGGCATTGGCCATGGCTCCTGCCACGTAGGCATATTTTAAACCATGGCGGCGTTTAAATTCAGAATCCCCAAGGTTTTCCGGCCGTATGGCCGGAACATAGGCATTGTCTGGCAGCGAAGCCAGATTACTTTGGGTGGGACGGCTGGTATGTATTCCGTCACAATTTTTTATAAGCAGTTGCGGGTGGCTGATATCGTGGATGGCCCGGATCAAATCAAGTGGAGATGTCATAGTGGTGTATTATCCCTGCCGGATACTGTGCAAGATGTTATCAGTAAATACTGACTCTGCCCCCCAACGTTACAATGCATACAATGGCGGGGAATAATTTTTTGGATGGTGTCTAATAGCACACCCGATG is drawn from uncultured Desulfobacter sp. and contains these coding sequences:
- a CDS encoding PfaD family polyunsaturated fatty acid/polyketide biosynthesis protein; translation: MTSPLDLIRAIHDISHPQLLIKNCDGIHTSRPTQSNLASLPDNAYVPAIRPENLGDSEFKRRHGLKYAYVAGAMANAIASTALVKTMGQNGMVGFFGAGGLNLSQIESAILEIKENLGEKPFGFNLIHSLVDPGHEMATVKLYLHHGVTLISAAAFLRITLPLVYYRVKGIHKNRQGEIITPNRVIAKVSRIEVARQFFAPPPEKLLSQLVEQKMITSEEAVLASQIPMAQDLTAEADSGGHTDNRPALALLPTFIALRNEAMATYNFKTALCVGLGGGIATPESAAAAFSMGAAYILTGSINQACVESGICEDVKKLLSQAEQADVAMAPSADMFEIGARVQVLKRGTLFPVRAEKLYQFYKNYRCFSDLPPAAQKEIEDKFLLTSFDAAWQSTRQFFLSRGSQQEVDRAEQDPAHKMALVFRSYLGQSSRWAIQGNPLRKMDYQVWCGPAMGAFNQWVKGSFLEPHTNRFAAEIAMNLLTGACVVTRAAFARAQGIELPPGAGLFSPMPLKEIFNLISSDSM